In the Scylla paramamosain isolate STU-SP2022 chromosome 21, ASM3559412v1, whole genome shotgun sequence genome, gtcacaaggggagttagatcttgaaagacaTTCTATTTGacattctattaatgaaggaacttttggctagttggaaaacagacttggtatggttccaggcagaaatataaagtgcatgagattctggtgatggaaggctcaagtaccttttgtggaccacctctctctcacatatagcacgagaacaggctgtgttaaaccaaggtttggaagatttagttcaagaaaaagagtgaggaacatatgcctccatgccagacactattagctctgttatgtgcttggcacacagagatgggtctctgacatgaaagaaggagtcattccaaggaaaatcagtaaaatgcctcctcaggtccccccaactagcagaggcaaaacgctagagacacctccacttagggggatcctggtgaaggactggagcgataggacaagatacagatacaagattgtgatcagaggagccctacggagaagagaggataacagcataagcagaaggattagaggttaggaaaaggtcaagaatgttgggcatatctcctaGATGGTTAGGAATGAGGTTGCTCCCTACCCTGCATCTGTTCCTTGGACCACATCAAATGCAAGGTGCTACATACATAGTGCCTGAAACTCTAACTGGGTCCATACACCAGTGGGCACCATTAAGGTCACTCACACCCTCTCCATGAGGTTGACAAGCCTGTATAATTTTTTTGCATTCACCTCTCTCCATTCGCCTCTATCATGTACAGTCACTCCTGCTTGCTGCACAGTCATTCCTATCTCATTCAGTGCTATCTTCACACAGTTCATGCACTTTGGGCACAGCTTTCCTCTTAACCTTTCACTGCACATATCTGACTGAattattctctttgttattttacTGTCCTCCATTCTTGCCACATGCATCTTAATACACTGATTTACATGTTTAGCCAACTCATGTCAAAacactatttcttcttcttacctcataatttattattttattcctccAGGTTACTCCAGGTATACTCCTCAAACACTTCATTTCCATTGCAATTACAGTTAAGTTACAGTTTTAAAAATCCATGGGATAGCCCACAGATAATAATAAGTTGAAGATTTCTTCAGTTCAAGATTCTTACAGATGAACAACCTACACATATGCCACTCCCATAGTAAACATGTTCATGTCTTTTCATCTTGTGACTGCAGTGAAGAGTCAGTACATGCTGGTATAAGCACCTGTGTGTTGCACAGAGCTAAGCATACACTGCAGGTGAGTGactgcaccatcaccactacagtcATTGTCATAAAGACTGAAGGTTGCATCATTACACTGGTAACCTACCTGTCAATGCTGTGTCTGAAAATCTACATGAAGTATGTACTGTAGGAATATTTATCATCATTGATAATATATACAGGCAACATTTATGTGGATGATCACTCTAGAGTGAGGACAagagtactttctcttctcagTTGGGGGGCCAAGAGGCTAAAAAATGGTGTGAAGGTGAAaggtgtgtgccttgtcttggctatcCCCCAAATTGTTTGGGAGAAGAGCCTCattatatgtatgtaaatatatattttaaattcAAATGAATGGTATTTGGCATTTCTGTCTGTGTACATTATTGATAATTATTCCTAAAGCATACCACATTCATAGTTTCAGGTGGATGGGTTGTCAGAGTAGGATGGTACATCCTACAATCTCTTTGATCAAAACTGTGCCACCTGTAAcagagaatgtaaaaaaaaatttaagtcaCACCTACCTCCAGCCAAGACACCCATATCTGTCTTGGAGGAACAGTGACTAGAGACTTTAGTCATCTCTTTGCTCTTTGCTATGGACATTCATGGACAGACCAAATCACCAAGCACCCCTGAGCCTTGTATGACAGCCACAGCAAAACCCCTTCGAACATGCTGACACTATACCAAATCTGGTCACGAAGACCCATgaatcaccacaacaccaaggAGATAACACCAACAGACATGTCCATGACAACCACATAATGAAATGATGACCAACAGACAGCACAGTCACTGCTAACCTGGCTCTCTCCTCACATTTTCCACCATTGCCAACTCTCAAACAATTATGTTTAACTATTTGTACCATAATTAACCCTAAACATCTATTTAcatcacaccaccatcacttctctCCTTAACAGCACAAGTAACTTGTCTCAAGCAACACACCACTCTTCTTGCACTGCACCAGTGCATAACACAatgtaacaaaattttaactttatttttgtctttggtCAGTAAATGTTATTTTCTAATTGCTTTTATctagaaatcaaagaaaatgacaattattccctttaaactttgttttttttatctggacAGTCGTGTTTTGAAACTAACCTGCTGTCATATATCCAGACCTTATGTCATCCATTGTGCCAGTGCCACACTTTTCTGAGCTCCCCATATCTACTCCTCCAAAAGAGAGAGCAGCTGTTTTTAGGAAAAACAATTCAGAAAAAGATGAAGTCATTGATCCAGATTTCAGAGGCATGACTGAGGAGAGAAACCCTTACTAACCCAGCCAAAATGATGTCAATGACCTGATCAGAGTTAGTCCAATACTGTTTTTGATGTTGAGACTCAAGCAGTGGAATTTGTTAGATGAAAGTGTGAAGATATCAGGTCAGAGAAAGCATCACCAgcatttttcaagcttttttacTTGTCAAGATGAGCTTTGTTTTTGCCACAATATGACCAGTCTGTTTGAGGCAATTGGAATTGCCTGTAACCCTAACGAGTGGTGCCTCTTCATCGACAGCTCGTGCAGGAGCCTCAAAGCAGTGCTGCTTCATAATGAGGAACATGTATCCAtgtcttcctctcactcactctgtcCAACCcaaagaggaatacaaaagtGTCAAGATCTTACTAGATGCCTTGAAATATGAAGAGTATGGTTGGAAGgttattggagacttcaaaATGATGGTCTTCTTGGTTGGTCTCCAAGATGGCTTTACCTTTGTCTTTGCCTTTGGGACAACACGGACACCGTGGCACACTTCCACAAGAGGGACTGGCCACAGTGGACCGAGTTTAGTGTTGGGAAGAACAACATCAAATGGGAGCCATTGCTGGACCCCAAAAAGATAGTTTCCTCCACTGTACTTAAAATTGGGTCTTATGAACAATTCGTCAGAGCTCTAGATAAAGAGTCTGCGGCTTTCAAGTATCTCCAAGATTTCTTCCCTAAGTTGTCTGCAGCAAAAGTGGATGCCTGTGTCTTTGTCACTCCACAAACAGAGGTCATGGAGTGCAAGAAGCTCACTAGGATAGAGAAAGCAGTGTGGAACAGCTTTGTCGCAGTGGTTCTTGGCTTCTTGGGGAATCAAAGCCAAAAACTTTGTGGAGCTTGTTGAGACCTTGGTGAGAAACTATGGCAATATGGATTGCAGGATGTCCCTCAAAATCCATATCCTTGATGCTCATCTTGATGAATCTAAGGAGAACATGGCAAGAACATGAGCGAGGGAAGTGCCTCCACCAGGATATACTGGACTTTAAATGCCGCTACCAAGGGTCATATAGTGAAAACATGATATTTAGGGGCTGATTTGTGAAAATAATTTACAGTATAAGCATAAATTGTGGAAAACTACTCATTTCTAATGTTTTATTGTCTCACTTGTGTAATCCTAGAATAAATAAAGCCACTTTTGTATCatatgtcgttttgtttttactttgtgCAAATGAGAGTTCAAATTTGCCACTTTCTCTCAATGGGAATTGGTAAATTTCATAAATATCATTATCCTGGCCATAAAAGCAAAGTTGGAAATAAATATCagtgtttttccttgttttctagGCATAAGCAAATAGAAAAGTTGTTACCCAAGGAGAAGAATTGTGTTACACAGAAATAATCATTAAAATCAGCCAAGTCCTCATTGTTAATTTTCAAAACCAGGATTAGCAAAACATgctgagtggtgcaagaggagCATTATCAGATGTTGCCAGGCTGTATTGTTTCTTTTGTTCGCAGTGAGGGAGTGGTGAGCTTTTACTTACAGTATCCCTATCTGCCACAAATAGCCACTCACAAAGCACATATAGTGACCATGTATACTCATTTAATTTGATTTGATTCATGTAAGAGTTCCCAGTGTCAATACAGACATTCACTTGAGTTACCTCAAGCTATAACATTAGACAAATTTGATCAGTTGTATTCATCACTAGTGACATACAGGTTGAATTCATCCATATATCTCTTGCTGCAGGCATGACTTACTACCTGAATATCTACACCAAGGAGAGCCAATGGGATGTTCCAACAGAACCAGCCAAACCAGCAGCAGGTAGCGGCAGTGGTGGGCCAGACAGAGTACAGTGTTCTCACCTACTGGTGAAGCATGCTGGCTCTCGTAGACCTTCTTCATGGCGTCAGGAAAAAATCACTATTTCAAAGGAAGAAGCTATGGAGACTCTAAAGGGTGAATTAAGTTAATTGAAGTATTTCTGTATTCCTTATCAGCTTGCAGCACTTATACATTGCCCATACAAATATAGTTAATATTTTTATGGATGGCTGTATAAGGGAGACGAAAACTTGAAAGCTTGATTGAAGATACCTCATACTCATAGAGTGAATTAGATAACTTCAGGAAAATGTGAGGTGGTTACAGGAGACAgaatagaagagatgaatgagGTTATCTTGGGACAGTGATAGGTAAACATGGTGAATAGAGAAATCAGAGGCTGTGAAAGGTGGGTGCCATAGGATCACTTGTGAGGATtatggaaaggagaaatatgTCCATGGAAGTAAAAGATTTTAGTAATAGAATTTTGCCAACATCATCATATGGATTAGTGAATTGGACCTAAAATAGGACACAGTAATCAAATGTAGGTAGTTTGAAAATAGGTTATTTGAGGTCATGTGTAGTGAcaagatgggaggggagggtgagatGTGGTATGAATGCCTATGTAATATGTGTAAATTATGGAATTGTTAAAAGGAACACACTCTGATTGTATAGCCATATCGAGAGGATGAAGAGCTGAGTTTGTAAAGTGtatgggagaggaaggccacTTGGAAGATGAAAGGGTGAGTAAAGTAATACAGACATGAAAAAGGTGTTGATAGAAGCTAGAGATTTAAACAAACAAGGGAATATTTGGATAGGGTCAGGTAGAGTTCTTTCTTCCATAGATATTTTCTTGCAGGACACTCCTATAAGGAACAAGGTGTTAGATGTAAATAAATCAGTTCACATTTTCAGTTTGAGTGGATGTTCCTGGCTCATTTTTTATGTGGCACCTCTTATCTCTACATAAATTTAGATTTTACTCAAATTGAAGGGGAAATAATAATCCTGTTACtagaaaacaattttttttattcgcagAATACCGTGCAGAAATCACATCTGGACAGTCCTCATTTGCTGAATTAGCTAGTAGGGTAAGTGAATTTCTGCTTCTTAGAAATATTTCTCTCAAATTTGTTCCATTTGAAAAATAGTTGTATGCACATCAACCTGCATTTCAGGTTATAGGAGGTTGTAATGAAAAAtccatttttcatttccctcagGTGTCTGACTGCAGCTCAGCTAAACGTGGAGGAGATCTTGGATTGTTTGGTCGTGGTGCAATGCAAAAACCATTTGAGGATGCTGCATTTGCCTTGAAGGTTGGCGAATTGAGCAAGATAGTGGACACTGATTCAGGAGTCCACATTATTTTGCGTACAGCATAAATTTTATGTGTAACTTCTGTCAATAACTTCCCTCATCACAAACACAAGGAATGTTACTAACTAAAGTTTTGTGCTGGAATATTTGTCAGTGATTTGCTCTAATACCATCAAAGTAATTATAAATTCTTTCAGGTATAAGTTGTTTTACCATCAAAGTAATGACATTCATGAACACATCATACTGAACAGAAATGATATTACAGATGTTATGTATAAATAAAGGTTTACCAAAATCATGCTTTGACATACCTAAATGTTCAAAATACtttgtaaaacaaaaataatcctGAGCCCTCTTCATTTATATAAATTTATAATTGATTAAGCTTAGTCAAATTCAATATACAATCATGTCAAACATACAAGGCCAGTATGTCTCTTGTGCTGTTATTACAAAGGGAGTGTTGCCTTTTGATGGCAATTTGgctgaaaaattaatgaaggaaatacTTTGATGACCAATTTGCCAAAACTACTGTGTAAAGAAGATAGTTAGAAAACCTATATACACTATATTTTTAAATAGCACTTTACTATAGTTTCAGTGAATTCACCAACAAAAGATTATTTCCTTTGCTAATGCTATGAAGGAATGGCAGCTGTACAAAGGCAACATTCTCTTTGCAATATTAACTTAATCTTTTCAAATTTTACTTTGTGCACTATTTACACTAGTTTGAAGATGAAGATAACCCAAAGAAATGGAACGATAAAAGGAATATCTATTTAACTGGAAAAATTTGATTGCATCTATAAAAGGGAATAACTGGTTAGCTTGAGGAAAAATGAAATTCAGTGTGTTTATAATATTGATGAGAATGGACTTGCTTCATCCCATGAAACCTTATCTGCACTAAGCTAGCAAGCCacaattttcttaacttctGAAAGCATCAGATTGGCAAATTTGGATGACTTAAGTCCTTGCCCACATGGAGTATGTGAGTCAGGAGGGAGTTGGAAGGAATGCCATGAACATGAGCAACAATTGTTATACATATTActgtaatttcttttctttttcatttttttttttttttgctttagtcATATCAAGTCTTGTCATGAAAATTCTTTATAATGTTACTTTGTTAAATACTAATTATAACATGctaaataaaattatgaaaatgtggGCTGTGTTTAGTGATAAATATATAACATTAAGTGTaagaagttaattttatctACTTAGCAAGTCCAATACTACTGTAAAACTGCTAGGAACTTGAGATCATGTTTGTAAATAGTTTAACATTATATTGATATATCCATCTATATACCAAACTCTCATCCTCTTTAAAGAGGAAGTAGACATACAAGTATTTCCTCACATTTTAGCTTTTACGCCCTCTAGAAAGAGAACCCATCTTCATGTGGGTCAGTTGCATAGCATATCTAGTAATTGCTGTTGCAGGACATGACAGCTGTGCTAGTTATCCCCAACTGCATCATAATAGACCCGTCTCTTTCACATCTAAACTAATTAACCAGCCATAGTAGTGTGTCGGTAAAGGTAGCACTCTTGTAGCATTAGTAAACTTGTGTGGTCTTTGCTGCCTGGCTTGGgacattgttttatttactttaatcTTTGATTAGCTGGACAAACCAGATACAAGAAAACACAATCAAGGCCACATCTTCATTTATGTAAGCTCACCTGctcttcatttatcattttcatgTGCAAACATTCCTCCTTATGCTCTTTATCCAATCCATCCCCAGCCTCACATTTCTCACATCAAATCAGTTATCCTCAGCATCACATTTCTCACATCAAATCAGGTTATCATTTTCACcagtcattcttcttcctttgtctctacAAGTTCAAATCATTATAACACTCTGGTAACTGCTTTCCAACACTAATTCCCTTTTGTACTTTCTCATTCCACACTCAATCCACATGTTATTTTACACATGTTTCTCTATTATAATAAATTGTCTCTGCTACTTACATGTTCCATGTTTTAGCTTCAGACAATAGTTAGAATCTACTCCCTCAATGTTCTCTCTACATTAATTTCCAGCAATTTAATTTTAAACACTCTATTCCTTCTTACACCTTCTGCTTCAGTAATTTTAACATGCAATCCTAAATTTGATAGCATTCACTGCCATCTCAAGGAATTTGTTAAAAACTACTCATCGTCTTACCATCTTCATACACTTCCTTACTTTACACCTgggtatttatttaatttccttttccacaCTTCCATACAAGTAAAGGTAGTCATTGACAAAAGACCTAATTATGCttagatgaaggaaaatatgattGAATTTTattgtatatgtattttttctattatcctATCTCAGCTAGACTTTAAATACCTTTGTATCAGTCTTTGATTTATCGACAAAAGTGATACTCTTCCTCGTAGACACTGCAAGTGTTAGAAGTGGAGATGATTAAGTGGAAGTTAATGACTGGTATGCAGGGGACTGTGGTTAGTGTGAGACTGAGGAGGTTAGCAGGCTGTTTGGGAGGTGCTTGTGAGTGAGGAATCTTGTATTATTGCACTTCAACAGAATTGAATTTaaaccttctttctcttacaaAATTTCATAATGCCTGCTGTATGAAAAATTAATCAAAGTGGTCATGTCAACAACTACCTATAGTTTCACTCATCAGTGCAGTATCAGCTTTTGAGTATCTGATTCAGATTCCATTCTCTACCAGCATTTACTAGATGCAGATTTCTATCTATAGTCCTCACATTCACCTCTCTTACATCATCCACACAGAAATTAAATAATCAAGGCAACATTGCACATCCCTAATGCAACCCTGCTTGAACAGGATACCATTCACACATTTCTTCCTATTTGTTCAACTATTCACATTAAAAACTCATTTTAAAAATAtgctacctacctacctacaaaaaacagcCTACCATATCATATGCTTAAAATTCATGGTCACTCAAAACACATCCTTGCCTTAAACCAAACACTAGACACATATCTGTCCTACAGCAAACACCTGATCCTATAAGTCAATGATCACCCTCAGTACCCTTCCTAATCCTCTATATCAACACTTCACCAACACCACTGGATATACCCTTAAAACTAGTACACTCACTTATCACCCTTACCTTTATGTGAAGGAAAAGTACATGCACTTGCACTGTCAATCATTATGATGCTCTTGAAACACACACTTTACAATCTTACTAACCACTCATAATTTCTCTGCTACTTTTCAAACATTATGCACTGATCCAAACCTGCACCTTTTCCtgctttcccctccctcactcactcttgtacttccttccttctgatcAGTCTCAAACTCTTCTGCAttcataaacaaaataatggtGAGGGCTCAAGCATCATTGCCAGTACTGTTATCTAATGTTTTACAAGTTAGCACCTCTGATGATTCCAGTGCTCACTTCTTAATTATATCTCAAGACTGACCCATTCAAGTGGCTTGAAAGACTTTGTTATGACATAACAGAATAATTTACTTTCATAGTTGAAACAATTATTTCAGAATTGTCCTataaatttaaaataaaatggTTCAAATTGTATagttatgaataaaaatatcttAATTACAATGATAAACATTTGCTATGTTATATAAgattcattatatatttataaaaattTCCTCATGTAAATACCACATATCTCGGCTTATATG is a window encoding:
- the LOC135110929 gene encoding putative peptidyl-prolyl cis-trans isomerase dodo, giving the protein MSDTELPSGWEKRVSRSTGMTYYLNIYTKESQWDVPTEPAKPAAGSGSGGPDRVQCSHLLVKHAGSRRPSSWRQEKITISKEEAMETLKEYRAEITSGQSSFAELASRVSDCSSAKRGGDLGLFGRGAMQKPFEDAAFALKVGELSKIVDTDSGVHIILRTA